In the genome of Monodelphis domestica isolate mMonDom1 chromosome 2, mMonDom1.pri, whole genome shotgun sequence, one region contains:
- the LOC130457431 gene encoding potassium-transporting ATPase alpha chain 2-like — MDQEKSEICNIKVNGTNFEKVDNEMAKKDDSKEKKKLSKRTLKKEHQKELKKDLDLNDHKISTKELEEKYGTSIIQGLTSTRAAEVLARDGLNVLTPFKDTPKIIKFFKQMVGGFSSLLWAGAILCFIAYVIEFSKDNSVSMDNLYLGVVLIIVVILTGMFAYYQEAKSTNIIASFSKMIPRKALVIRDGEKREIPAEELVVGDIVEIKGGDQIPADIRILDSQGCKVDNSSLTGESEPQTRSCHFTHENPLETKNIGFYSTTCLEGTATGIVINTGDRTIIGRIASLASSVGQEKTPIAIEIEHFVHIVAGVAVSIGIVFFIIAICMKYRVLDAVVFLIGIILANVPEGLVAAVTVSLSLTAKRMAKKNCLVKNLEAVETLGSTSIICSDKTGTLTQNRMTVAHLWFDNQIYRADTSEDQKAQSFDQSSATWASLFNIVTLCNRAEFGAGQENVSIMKKIVIGDASETALLKFSGIITDDVIGKRKRNPKVAEIPFNSVNKFQLSIHETDDPNDKRFLLVMKGAPERILEKCSTIMINGQEQPLDESAREAFQTAYMELGGLGERVLGFCHLYLPEDEFPDTYSFDIETMNFPTSDLCFVGLISLIDPPRSTVPDAVIKCRSAGIKVIMVTGDHPITAKAIARSVGIISANSETVEDIAKRLKIPVEQVNKREAKAAVVSGMELKEMSPEQLDELLKNHSEIVFARTSPQQKLIIVEGCQRQDAIVAVTGDGVNDSPALKKANIGIAMGFAGSDAAKNAADMVLLDDNFSSIVTGIEEGRLIFDNMKKIIAFTLTKNIAELCPFLIFIIAGVPLPIGTIAILFIDLGTDVIPSIALAYEKAESDIMNRKPRHKKKDRLVNHQLALYSYLQIGILQSVGGFFAYFTVYAVQGFRPERLLYLRPFWEDNTFNDLEDSYGQEWTKYQRKYLEWTGYTAYFVAVMVQQIADVIIRKTRINSIFQQGLFRNKYIWVGIASQIIIAVILSCGLGSITALNFTTLRIQYWFVAVPYAIIIWLYDEFRKLLVRQYPGSWWDNNMYY, encoded by the coding sequence ATGGAccaggaaaaatcagaaatttgCAATATCAAGGTCAACGGAACAAACTTTGAAAAAGTAGACAATGAAATGGCAAAGAAAGATGAtagcaaagaaaagaagaaactctCCAAACGCACACTCAAGAAGGAACACCAGAAAGAACTCAAGAAAGACCTTGATTTGAATGACCACAAAATCAGCaccaaagaattagaagaaaagtatGGAACAAGTATTATCCAAGGTCTCACTAGCACAAGAGCTGCAGAGGTCTTGGCTCGTGATGGCCTCAATGTCCTCACTCCATTCAAAGACACTCCAAAAATCATCAAATTCTTCAAACAAATGGTGGGTGGATTCTCCAGCCTCTTGTGGGCAGGGGCTATCCTGTGTTTCATTGCCTACGTGATTGAATTTTCAAAGGACAATTCTGTTTCCATGGACAATCTCTATTTAGGTGTTGTGCTTATCATCGTAGTCATCCTCACTGGAATGTTTGCTTATTATCAAGAGGCAAAAAGCACCAACATTATTGCTAGCTTCAGTAAAATGATTCCTCGGAAAGCTTTGGTCAtcagagatggagaaaagagggagattCCTGCAGAGGAGCTGGTTGTAGGAGATATTGTAGAGATTAAAGGTGGAGACCAGATTCCTGCTGATATTAGGATCCTAGACTCCCAAGGGTGTAAGGTAGATAATTCATCTCTTACTGGGGAATCAGAGCCTCAGACGCGCTCTTGTCATTTTACCCATGAGAATCCTTTGGAGACAAAGAACATTGGCTTTTACTCTACAACTTGCCTGGAAGGAACTGCAACTGGCATAGTTATCAACACAGGTGACCGTACCATCATTGGAAGAATTGCCTCACTGGCTTCATCAGTTGGGCAGGAGAAGACACCAATTGCCATAGAAATTGAACACTTTGTCCACATTGTGGCAGGGGTGGCTGTTTCTATTGGTATCGTGTTCTTCATCATTGCAATATGCATGAAATATCGGGTCCTGGATGCTGTCGTCTTCCTGATTGGCATCATTTTGGCCAATGTGCCAGAGGGCCTGGTGGCTGCTGTCACTGTGAGTCTATCATTGACAGCAAAACGGATGGCCAAGAAGAACTGTCTGGTGAAGAACCTGGAAGCAGTGGAAACTCTGGGCTCCACCTCCATCATCTGCTCCGACAAGACTGGGACCTTAACCCAGAACAGAATGACTGTGGCCCATCTGTGGTTTGACAACCAGATCTATCGGGCTGATACAAGTGAAGATCAGAAAGCCCAGAGCTTTGATCAAAGTTCTGCAACCTGGGCCTCCTTATTCAACATTGTAACACTGTGCAACCGAGCTGAGTTCGGGGCAGGGCAGGAAAATGTCTCCATCATGAAGAAAATAGTGATAGGAGATGCCTCAGAAACTGCCCTTCTGAAGTTCTCAGGAATCATCACAGATGATgtgataggaaaaagaaaaagaaaccccaaagTTGCTGAAATCCCTTTTAATTCTGTCAACAAATTCCAGCTCTCCATCCATGAGACAGATGACCCCAATGACAAACGCTTCCTCTTGGTGATGAAAGGAGCTCCTGAGAGGATCCTAGAAAAATGCAGCACCATCATGATCAATGGCCAGGAGCAACCTCTAGATGAAAGTGCAAGAGAAGCCTTCCAAACTGCATACATGGAGCTGGGAGGCTTAGGGGAGAGAGTACTGGGTTTCTGCCATCTCTACCTGCCAGAAGATGAGTTTCCAGATACCTACTCCTTTGATATAGAGACCATGAACTTTCCCACCTCTGACCTCTGCTTTGTGGGGCTGATATCATTGATTGATCCCCCTAGATCCACTGTTCCTGATGCAGTCATCAAATGCAGAAGTGCTGGCATCAAGGTCATCATGGTGACGGGTGATCATCCAATCACAGCCAAAGCTATTGCCAGAAGTGTGGGCATCATTTCAGCCAACAGTGAGACTGTGGAAGACATAGCAAAACGTCTTAAAATTCCTGTGGAGCAGGTTAACAAAAGGGAGGCAAAGGCAGCTGTGGTAAGTGGAATGGAGCTGAAGGAGATGAGCCCAGAGCAGCTGGATGAGCTCCTGAAAAACCACAGTGAGATTGTCTTTGCAAGGACATCTCCCCAGCAAAAGCTGATAATTGTGGAGGGCTGTCAGAGACAGGATGCTATTGTTGCAGTGACAGGGGATGGTGTTAATGATTCCCCAGCTCTGAAGAAGGCCAATATTGGGATTGCAATGGGTTTTGCAGGCTCTGATGCAGCAAAAAATGCAGCAGACATGGTCTTACTAGATGACAACTTTTCATCTATAGTGACAGGTATAGAGGAAGGTCGCCTAATCTTTGACAATATGAAGAAAATCATTGCCTTCACCTTGACCAAAAACATCGCAGAGCTTTGCCCTTTTCTGATCTTCATTATTGCAGGGGTCCCCCTGCCCATCGGTACCATTGCCATCTTGTTTATCGACTTGGGCACTGATGTTATTCCTTCCATTGCCTTAGCTTATGAGAAAGCTGAAAGTGACATCATGAACAGGAAGCCACGCCACAAGAAGAAGGACAGACTTGTGAATCATCAGCTGGCTTTGTACTCTTACCTGCAAATTGGAATCTTGCAATCTGTGGGGGGCTTCTTTGCCTACTTCACTGTCTATGCAGTCCAGGGATTCAGACCTGAACGACTCCTTTACTTACGGCCATTCTGGGAAGATAATACTTTTAATGATCTTGAAGATAGCTATGGACAAGAATGGACAAAATATCAGAGGAAGTACTTAGAGTGGACTGGATATACTGCTTACTTCGTTGCTGTTATGGTCCAGCAAATTGCAGATGTCATCATCAGAAAAACACGGATAAATTCCATTTTCCAGCAAGGTCTCTTCAGAAATAAATACATCTGGGTTGGGATTGCATCTCAAATCATCATAGCAGTCATCCTCTCCTGTGGATTGGGAAGTATTACAGCTCTGAATTTCACCACCCTTAGAATTCAATACTGGTTTGTGGCAGTACCATATGCCATTATCATCTGGTTATATGATGAGTTCCGAAAACTCCTAGTTAGGCAGTATCCAGGAAGCTGGTGGGATAATAACATGTATTACTGA